A stretch of Telopea speciosissima isolate NSW1024214 ecotype Mountain lineage chromosome 11, Tspe_v1, whole genome shotgun sequence DNA encodes these proteins:
- the LOC122645468 gene encoding mitogen-activated protein kinase kinase 5-like — MRPIQPPPPTTTTNRPRRRPDLTLPLPQREPSFAVPLPLPPAATTTKSSSTQLPPAPLSFNELDRVNRIGSGSGGTVYKVCHRPTDRLYALKVIYGNHEDSVRRQICREIEILKTVDNPNVVKCHGMFDYAGEIQVLLEYMDEGSLEGKTIAYEPALASVAHQILCGLAYLHRRKIVHRDIKPSNLLINARKQVKIADFGVSRILAQTMDPCNSSVGTIAYMSPERINTDLNHGVYDGYAGDIWSLGVSILEFYLGRFPFNVGRQGDWASLMCAICISQPPEAPITASREFRDFISCCLQREPAKRWTAAQLLLHPFVTQNNHGLNHSSIGGGSQNQVH, encoded by the coding sequence ATGAGACCGATTCAACCCCcaccacccaccaccaccacgaaTCGTCCTCGCCGGAGACCAGACCTAaccctcccccttccccaacGCGAACCTTCCTTCGCcgtccctctccctcttccccccgccgccaccaccactaaATCCTCCTCCACCCAACTACCACCAGCGCCCTTGAGTTTTAACGAACTCGACCGAGTCAACCGCATCGGAAGCGGCAGCGGTGGCACCGTCTACAAAGTCTGTCACAGACCCACAGATCGTCTCTACGCCCTCAAAGTCATCTATGGCAACCATGAAGACTCTGTTCGCCGCCAGATCTGTCGCGAGATCGAGATCCTCAAAACCGTCGACAACCCTAACGTCGTCAAGTGCCATGGAATGTTCGATTACGCCGGTGAAATCCAAGTCCTCCTTGAATACATGGATGAGGGATCTCTTGAAGGAAAAACTATCGCCTATGAACCCGCTCTCGCATCTGTGGCTCACCAGATCCTCTGTGGCCTCGCTTATCTTCACCGCCGCAAGATCGTTCATCGAGACATCAAACCCTCAAATCTCTTGATCAACGCAAGAAAGCAAGTCAAGATCGCAGATTTTGGGGTTAGTCGGATTCTTGCCCAGACCATGGATCCATGTAATTCATCGGTTGGAACTATTGCTTACATGAGCCCTGAAAGGATCAACACAGATCTAAACCACGGCGTTTATGATGGATACGCTGGGGATATTTGGAGTCTTGGGGTCAGCATATTGGAGTTCTACTTGGGTAGGTTTCCTTTTAACGTGGGTCGACAAGGAGATTGGGCGAGCTTGATGTGTGCTATTTGTATATCGCAGCCACCGGAGGCACCGATTACGGCCTCGAGAGAGTTCAGAGATTTTATATCGTGTTGTTTGCAGAGAGAGCCCGCTAAGAGATGGACTGCTGCGCAATTGCTGCTTCACCCGTTCGTTACTCAGAACAATCATGGACTCAACCACAGTAGTATTGGTGGGGGCAGCCAGAATCAGGTTCATTAG